The window TCTTGGACCTCTATTTGATCGCTTTGCCCGGATCAGCGCCTTGAAACCATTGATCGTCATTTTCTTTTCCAAATTCCTGCCGCAGGAGTGAATGGGGCCAGCTGATCGTTCCCTATTGTTTACCTTGATACAAATATACAAAAACATTTGAGTATAGCGTGAAAAGGAACTATTTGCACCCTTTTCATCTCTATAGCGTGAAAAGGAACTATTTGCACCCTTTTCATCTCTATTTGTGCCTTGAGCACTGCGAAAGGAATGGATTTTAAAATGAAAGATATTTTGACCGATTTCAACCAACGATTACACCCTGGTATCCGGGTAGTGATTTGGATCTCTTCTTGTTTGGCAGACTCAGCCTATTTTTTAGTGCCTGATACGGTTCGTGTTCCCTGGACCGGGAGTTTGCTCATCACGCTTCCTTCAGATTCCATCTCGCGATGGACACCCTTGCGCTTGGCTAATGGTTGGCTGCTACCTACCCCCATAGCGGACTTTCACCGCCTAGTTACGCACCATGCGTGGCGCACAAAAAAGTGCTGCAGCAATTTTTCGTTTTGCTGCAGCCCCTGATTCTCTGGCTGTCTCACTCAGGAATTTCTATTTTTTTCCAGTTCCGCTACGCGCAGATTTTGGAATCCTTCACCCAAAACCTCGTTGGACTCCAGAATGATGGTAAAGGCTTTCGGATCGATCTGCTTGACTACCTTTTCCACAGTGAACATTTCCTTATTATTGCAAGCGCACATCACGACCTGCTTATCTGTCCTTTTATAGCCGCCTTTGGCTTGCAGCAAGGTGGAGCCGCGCCCGCTGTATTCGTCAATTCCATCACAGATTTGTTCGCCTTTCTCAGTGACGATCAAAGCCATTTTACCGGCATTCACACCATACATGAATTTATCCACGACCAGAGAATAGAGATAAGTGATCATCATGCCATAAATGATACCGTCGATATCACGAAAAATCAAGCCGGCAACCAAGACGATCGCAGTATCGGAAATAAAGATAATCCTGCCCAGCGGAATATGCGGATTGGCTGATTTCACAGCCATTGAAATAAAATCCGTGCCGCCGGTGGAAGAATTGCGCATATAGATCAAGGCATAACCCACTCCTGCCAGGACGCCGGTGCAAACGGCAGCCAACAGGCGGTCTCCGGAATAAACCGGCAGCAAAGGGGCAACATAATCGATGATCAGGGAGGAGGTCAGCGTACAGCGCAGAGAGCGAAAGAAAAAACCCTTGCCGAGGCGACGAAAGCAGAGCAGGGCAACCGGTATATTTAATAAAATCACCGTCGCACCAATGTTATAGCCAAAGAGGCGATGCAGGATTAAGGCAATACCGGAAATGCCGGTCATTGGGAATTCCGCATACAGTGCGAAATTATACAAACCGATCGCAATCAGAAATCCCCCTGCCAGCTCCACCACTGTATCCAGCGCGATCTTTTTCAGTTTCTTTTTCATGATGATCCTCCTCCCTTACACAAAAAAAGCGTTTCGCAAATTACACTATAATCCGCAAAACGCTCTTTTGTTATTTTTTAGTATAGCAAAGATGTTAAGATTTGTCAACCAAAAAATACCGCATGCGCTGCCGGTATGCTCTTCCCTTTCTCCGCTTTGCTGTTTTTCCGACAAAAAGACAGCCTCTTGCCACAGCCGATCTGTTTTTGACGGTTGCAGACAAGAGGCTTTTGTCTCTTATCGTCTGCTCTTCTCTTTTTGGATCGCAGCGCGCCGGACAGTTGCTGCCGCTTAGTCGTCTGCGAATTGTTGGGCGATCCGCTCAAAGGCTGTCATGATGACGCTGCGTGCCGCCGGCAGACAGACCCGCTCAAAGCCGGCGCCAAACTGCGGATCGTGCACCAGACCGCTTTGCAGCATGACATTGGCTTTGCCGTAAATCCGGTCCTCAATTTCTGCATGACTGAGACCATAACCGCTGAAATCCAGCCACAAGCAATAGGTCCCCTCCGGGCGCCACAGTTTGACTTTTGGCATCCTTTCCTGCAAAAAAGCCTGCACGGCGTCGATATTGCCGTCGATATACGCATTAACCTGATCCAGCCATTCTTCGCCTTCGGTGTAGGCCGCAATCAAAGCCGCCACCGCAAAGGGAGTAGGCATGCGCATGCCCATCGCTTTATGATAGGCTGCCCGCAGAGTATCATCGGCGATGATGGCGTTGGAACAGGATAAGCCAGCCAGATTGAAGGTCTTATTTACGGCGTTGAGCACAACGATATTGCTTAAATCATCAACAACGGCAGCCAAAGGGTAATGCCGGACGCCCTTGCGCAGGATATCGCAATGCACCTCATCGGAGATGAGAATCACCTGATGTTTTTTGCAGATCGCCGCCAGCGTGCGCAATTCTTCCGGCTGCCAAACACGCCCGACCGGGTTATGCGGCGAGCAAAGCACAAAACATTTATTCCTGGGGTCAGCGCATTTTGCTTCAATATCCGCAAAATTCATACTGTAATAGCCCTCCTGATTGATCAGTTGGCTGCTGACCACCTTGCGCCGACAGTCCTCTTCAATGGCACTGGTAAAATGACCGTAAACCGGGCGGCAAAGAATAATGCCTTCGCCTTCCTTGCTGAATGCTCTGATTGCGCCGTTGAGTGCTTCCACCGTACCGTTGGCATAGAGGATATGTTCCGGATTGATCTCCCAGTTGTGTCTGGTTTTAAACCAATGCACAATCGCCGCGCGATAGGCAGGAGCAGCCAGATCGGAAGTATAACCGTAAATACGGAAATCGGCCACACGATGCATGGCGTCCACAATCGGTTGGGCAGCCGGAAAATCCATATCCGCAACCTGCAGAGGGATGGTCTGTTCGTCAAACCTAAATTTACCATTCATCATCGCGGACATCATTGGCATCATGTCCCACTTCATCGAATAAGTCCCGCGCCGCTCAACCACTTCATCGAAATTATACTGCATGCTGCGATCCCCTTTTCTTAATTGATATGACTCCCGATCTTTATGATACGCGCCCGATTCTGCAAGAGTCAAGTCAATGTTTTTCCTGCCAGAGGCGATCGGCTACCAGCTGCCAGTTGGTAGCAGCTGTTTGACATTTTGCGCAAAGCTCATCCACATTTTCTTTCTCTGCTGAATCGGTGGAAACCGCATTCGACGCGTGCACCATTTCTGCCAAAGCGCCGTAATTGTCAAGCAGCGGGCAAGGCCGCAGCATATTCTTGTTGAAAGGCTGATGCGTTCTATATTGCATAAACAGCGGCGATTGATAAGCCTGCAGAAGAGTTTTTTCGTGAATATTGGCATCGCTGTAATGAATAAATGCACAAGGCTCAATATCCCCGTTTGCGCTGATATGCAAATAAGAGCGACCTCCCGCAATACAGCCATTCACATATTCGCCGTCATTCCAAAAATCAATTGTAAAAATCGCTTTGCTGCTGCGGAATTCCCGTATTTGCTGATACATAAACGCGCGTTGCTCGGCACTGACCATCAGTTCTACCGGTGAGCCGACGCCAACCGGCATAAAGGTAAAGAACCAGGCAAACTTGGCACCCTGCTCGATCAGGAAATCAAAATACGCTTCGCTGCCGACGATATTTGTATTCTGGCTGGTATAACAGCAGGATGCGCCGAAGGGAAGTTTTTTTGCTTTGAGAAGCTGCATTGCATGCAAGACCTTTTGAAAAGTTCCCGCGCCGCGGCGTGCATCCGTTTCGGCTTCAAAGCCTTCGATGCTGATCGCCGGAATAAAGTTTTTGACGCGCAGCATTTCGTCTGCAAAGGCTTCGTCGATCAGAGTTGCATTCGTGAAAGCCAGGAATTGACAATCCGGATGCGCTTCACAGAGGCGTATGATATCCTGCTTGCGCACCAAAGGCTCTCCGCCGGAATAGATATACATATAGGTCCCCAGAGCTTTTCCCTGCCGGATGATGTCATCCAGTGTCGCATAATCCATCTGCAGCCTGTCACCGTATTCCGCTGCCCAACAACCAATACAATGCAGATTACAGGCAGAGGTGGGGTCCATTAAAATTGCCCAAGGAATATTACATTGATATTTCTCCCTGTTTTTCTGCTGACGCTGACCGCCAAGAACTGTGGCATTGATAACGAAATTTTCGAACATTGTCTTTCTAACCCCATCGTCGATATCGGTCCATAGGCTCTTCATCAAGCGGTACCAATTGCCATCGGGATGTTCCAACACACTGTGCATCGCTTTCCTTTGACCAAGCATCGTATCGTTATGGTCAAACAGATCAACCCAGTGCAACAACTTAGGAAATGCCTGATCCGGATCTTCATTCAGATATTTGAATGCTGTCTTCAAAGCGATTCCTTCTATATTTTCTTTCACTGTTTTTTCGTTCATACTACTCTCTCCTTCTCTATTTATTTTAGACTGGCCGATCGAATACGTCTGCTCAGATCACCTCCCAAAAAGCAAAGAAACGCTGCCGGAACTGATATGGCTGCCAATCATCGAACCAATCTCCCTGAACCTAACCTCGGCGGGATAAACAGATTTCAACGTTTTTTCAAATAATCCGCTTTCCCGGCACCGCTGCCTGATAAATCAACACTGTTTTGAGCTGATCAACTGCCACTGGTAGCTGTATCAAGTGAAATAGAGCCCCGGAATCCGGTTAACCGCTCCGTATCTTTCGATTGGAGACACGCTCTCCCTGCAAATCAACTTTCAGCGCGGCTTGCTATCCGGCCGATCCCCTGTTGCAGCGATGGGCAAAGTCAACCTGGTGCCGGCTGTAAATCCTTTGCACCCCAGGTATAAGGAACCTCATCGAGCCTGTATTGCATGAGAGGAACAAGAATATTTCCCTTCTCCCAACCATGCGACGGCAAATCAGACCTCACATGGATGATAATACGGTATTCTTTCACTGCACATCACCTTTCTCTTGTCTCAGTCAACCGATGCAACGGCGCTTTCCGTCCCCCGATTTTTTTAGAATAAAGCAATCTTCCCTGAACTGTCAGCCAGGACTCTTTCTGACCTTCCCTTTGGCTCGAAGACAAGCATTGTCTTGATTAAACGTCCGGTTAATTGCATCGATGACTTCTCTTCCGGGCGTTCCCTATTTCTGGAAGCAAACGATTCTTTAGACCAATTTGGCTGTAAAGGATAACAGAATATCCGGACCGGCAATAAACGACGGCAGAAGCGTCTGTATTGAGCGCATAAAATGATCACGGATGCCTTCTTCCGGGATACCAAAAACATTATAGAAATCATCCGCATAAACAGCGTAACTGATCAGCGGCTGTAAGAAGAAAAAGAAATTG of the Negativicutes bacterium genome contains:
- a CDS encoding YitT family protein, with the protein product MKKKLKKIALDTVVELAGGFLIAIGLYNFALYAEFPMTGISGIALILHRLFGYNIGATVILLNIPVALLCFRRLGKGFFFRSLRCTLTSSLIIDYVAPLLPVYSGDRLLAAVCTGVLAGVGYALIYMRNSSTGGTDFISMAVKSANPHIPLGRIIFISDTAIVLVAGLIFRDIDGIIYGMMITYLYSLVVDKFMYGVNAGKMALIVTEKGEQICDGIDEYSGRGSTLLQAKGGYKRTDKQVVMCACNNKEMFTVEKVVKQIDPKAFTIILESNEVLGEGFQNLRVAELEKNRNS
- a CDS encoding PatB family C-S lyase; this translates as MQYNFDEVVERRGTYSMKWDMMPMMSAMMNGKFRFDEQTIPLQVADMDFPAAQPIVDAMHRVADFRIYGYTSDLAAPAYRAAIVHWFKTRHNWEINPEHILYANGTVEALNGAIRAFSKEGEGIILCRPVYGHFTSAIEEDCRRKVVSSQLINQEGYYSMNFADIEAKCADPRNKCFVLCSPHNPVGRVWQPEELRTLAAICKKHQVILISDEVHCDILRKGVRHYPLAAVVDDLSNIVVLNAVNKTFNLAGLSCSNAIIADDTLRAAYHKAMGMRMPTPFAVAALIAAYTEGEEWLDQVNAYIDGNIDAVQAFLQERMPKVKLWRPEGTYCLWLDFSGYGLSHAEIEDRIYGKANVMLQSGLVHDPQFGAGFERVCLPAARSVIMTAFERIAQQFADD
- a CDS encoding radical SAM protein, yielding MNEKTVKENIEGIALKTAFKYLNEDPDQAFPKLLHWVDLFDHNDTMLGQRKAMHSVLEHPDGNWYRLMKSLWTDIDDGVRKTMFENFVINATVLGGQRQQKNREKYQCNIPWAILMDPTSACNLHCIGCWAAEYGDRLQMDYATLDDIIRQGKALGTYMYIYSGGEPLVRKQDIIRLCEAHPDCQFLAFTNATLIDEAFADEMLRVKNFIPAISIEGFEAETDARRGAGTFQKVLHAMQLLKAKKLPFGASCCYTSQNTNIVGSEAYFDFLIEQGAKFAWFFTFMPVGVGSPVELMVSAEQRAFMYQQIREFRSSKAIFTIDFWNDGEYVNGCIAGGRSYLHISANGDIEPCAFIHYSDANIHEKTLLQAYQSPLFMQYRTHQPFNKNMLRPCPLLDNYGALAEMVHASNAVSTDSAEKENVDELCAKCQTAATNWQLVADRLWQEKH